In Blastopirellula sp. J2-11, a single genomic region encodes these proteins:
- the fabD gene encoding ACP S-malonyltransferase, with the protein MSKIAFLFPGQGAQYVGMGKQLAASSPKAAELFQRAAEILGYDLGELCFNGPAARLDSTVFSQPALFVTSIAALESMREENPDALLSCEGTAGLSLGEYTAMVFAGVMQFEDALRVVQIRGAAMQEAADAVPSGMVSVLGLDRDQVSAVCAEARENEILEIANLLCPGNIVVSGSNDACERVPVIAEKAGAMKVMPLAVAGAFHTQIMQPAVEKLTAALADVPMSAPRIPVVSNVDAVPHSDPEEIRQLLIQQVCSPVRWEDSMRYLLAADFYEFFEIGAGRVLRGLMKRIDRKAEFHNITA; encoded by the coding sequence GTGAGCAAGATCGCGTTTCTGTTCCCTGGTCAGGGAGCTCAATACGTCGGCATGGGTAAGCAACTCGCCGCTTCGAGTCCGAAGGCGGCCGAGTTGTTCCAGCGCGCAGCCGAGATCCTCGGTTACGACCTGGGTGAACTCTGCTTTAACGGTCCAGCCGCACGGCTTGATTCGACCGTGTTCAGTCAGCCTGCGCTGTTTGTCACCAGCATCGCCGCGCTCGAATCGATGCGCGAAGAAAACCCGGACGCACTTTTATCGTGCGAAGGGACCGCCGGGCTGAGCCTGGGCGAATACACCGCAATGGTCTTTGCCGGCGTTATGCAGTTTGAAGACGCACTGAGGGTCGTCCAGATCCGGGGCGCCGCAATGCAAGAAGCGGCCGACGCCGTTCCGAGCGGCATGGTTAGCGTCTTGGGATTGGATCGCGATCAAGTCTCGGCCGTTTGTGCGGAAGCGCGCGAAAACGAGATTCTCGAAATCGCCAATCTGCTTTGTCCGGGAAATATTGTCGTTTCCGGCTCCAACGATGCTTGTGAGCGTGTTCCGGTGATTGCCGAAAAAGCAGGCGCGATGAAAGTGATGCCGCTGGCGGTAGCCGGTGCGTTTCATACCCAAATCATGCAGCCGGCGGTCGAAAAGCTGACCGCCGCACTTGCCGACGTCCCGATGTCGGCGCCGCGGATACCGGTCGTATCGAACGTCGACGCGGTCCCGCACAGTGATCCCGAAGAAATTCGACAACTGCTGATTCAGCAGGTTTGCTCCCCGGTTCGCTGGGAAGATTCGATGCGTTATCTGCTGGCGGCTGATTTTTATGAGTTTTTTGAAATCGGCGCCGGTCGCGTCCTACGCGGACTGATGAAGCGGATCGATCGTAAAGCGGAATTCCATAATATTACGGCCTAA
- a CDS encoding UxaA family hydrolase, with translation MPPAPPSVIQLHAADNVAVAAKTLARGEDFSGGSRTIKAAAEVRFGHKIALTSIAADEPVHKYGQVIGYATRVISPGEHVHSHNLHLGELHLDYASASEPPAPPAPITGRTFDGYLRADGRAGTRNYIAVISTVNCSASVAKYVAHAFDPRRLADFPNIDGVIPFTHQSGCGMQFGGDAHTTLNRVMAGIARHPNIGGYLLIGLGCETGAMGYLVQQERLVQLDSSADQPTGAPLILSMQDQGGTAKTIEAGVARLVEMLPRVNDVRRQPIAASEIVLATECGGSDAYSGVTANPAVGAAADRIVAAGGISLLAETPEIFGAEHLLTRRAINVAVADKLIERIEWWKRYVGMFGAQLDNNPSPGNKEGGLTTIAEKSLGAVAKAGGTALVDVLQYAEAPTARGLMVMDTPGYDPASVTGMVAGGANVVVFTTGRGSCFGCKPTPSIKIATNTPMYERMVDDMDINAGEVLHGVSVDAMGAKIFEEILAVASGKPTKSEALGIGEEEFVPWLVGPTL, from the coding sequence ATGCCCCCTGCCCCACCTAGCGTTATCCAACTTCATGCGGCTGACAACGTCGCTGTGGCGGCCAAAACACTGGCTCGCGGCGAGGATTTCTCAGGCGGCAGTCGCACAATCAAGGCCGCCGCCGAGGTTCGTTTTGGTCACAAGATCGCTCTCACTTCGATTGCAGCAGACGAGCCGGTCCATAAATATGGCCAAGTAATCGGCTATGCGACCCGCGTCATTTCGCCCGGCGAGCATGTCCACAGCCACAATTTGCATCTGGGCGAGTTGCATCTTGATTACGCTTCGGCAAGCGAACCCCCTGCGCCGCCGGCGCCGATCACCGGGCGAACCTTCGATGGATACCTGCGGGCCGACGGACGAGCGGGAACGCGCAACTACATTGCGGTGATTTCGACGGTCAATTGCTCGGCCAGCGTCGCCAAGTATGTCGCGCATGCGTTTGATCCGCGGCGATTGGCCGATTTTCCGAATATCGACGGGGTCATCCCATTCACGCATCAAAGCGGTTGCGGCATGCAGTTTGGCGGTGACGCGCATACGACGCTCAATCGCGTGATGGCCGGCATCGCGCGGCACCCCAACATCGGCGGCTATCTGCTGATCGGACTGGGCTGCGAAACCGGCGCGATGGGCTACTTGGTGCAGCAAGAGCGGTTGGTCCAACTTGACAGTTCGGCCGATCAGCCGACGGGCGCTCCCCTGATCCTTTCGATGCAAGATCAAGGAGGAACCGCCAAAACGATCGAAGCAGGCGTCGCTCGGCTGGTCGAAATGCTGCCGCGCGTCAACGATGTTCGCCGGCAGCCGATTGCGGCCAGTGAAATCGTCTTGGCGACCGAATGCGGCGGCAGCGACGCTTACTCGGGCGTCACCGCCAATCCGGCGGTCGGCGCCGCGGCCGATCGGATTGTCGCTGCGGGGGGAATTTCGCTGCTGGCCGAGACGCCTGAGATTTTTGGCGCCGAGCATCTGCTGACGCGCCGCGCGATCAACGTCGCCGTCGCCGACAAATTGATCGAGCGGATCGAATGGTGGAAACGTTACGTCGGGATGTTTGGGGCGCAACTCGACAACAATCCGTCTCCCGGCAACAAAGAAGGGGGTCTGACCACGATCGCTGAAAAGTCGCTGGGCGCCGTCGCCAAAGCCGGCGGAACCGCACTGGTCGACGTACTGCAATACGCCGAGGCGCCAACCGCACGCGGGTTGATGGTGATGGATACGCCGGGCTACGATCCGGCCAGCGTCACCGGCATGGTCGCCGGAGGAGCGAACGTGGTGGTCTTCACGACGGGTCGCGGCAGTTGTTTTGGCTGCAAGCCAACACCGTCGATCAAGATCGCCACCAATACGCCGATGTACGAACGGATGGTGGACGACATGGACATCAACGCAGGCGAAGTCCTACATGGCGTCTCGGTCGATGCGATGGGCGCGAAGATCTTTGAAGAAATCTTGGCGGTCGCCAGCGGCAAGCCGACAAAAAGTGAAGCACTCGGAATCGGCGAAGAAGAATTTGTGCCGTGGCTGGTCGGTCCGACGCTTTGA
- the fabG gene encoding 3-oxoacyl-[acyl-carrier-protein] reductase, with protein sequence MSDNSHTALPVDLNGLTAIVTGASQGIGKSIAIAMASRGAKVAVVARNAEKLAETVAIIEAAGGVAQAYSCDVTKRESVEAVVDGVIEKWEKLDVLVNNAGVTRDNLLPVMSDDEWDNVIETNLRGMFLFTRAASKQMMRARFGRIINMSSVSGLMGNPGQTNYSASKAGMIGFTRSLARELGKRKVTVNAICPGFIESDMTKALGPAVMDEVKKRIPAQRMGKPEEIADGVLFLASPQAAYITGQVLTIDGGMTG encoded by the coding sequence ATGAGCGACAATTCCCACACCGCATTGCCGGTCGATTTGAACGGACTTACCGCAATCGTCACGGGCGCTTCGCAAGGGATCGGCAAATCGATTGCGATTGCGATGGCTTCGCGTGGGGCCAAAGTCGCCGTCGTTGCTCGTAACGCCGAAAAGCTGGCTGAAACCGTCGCAATCATCGAAGCCGCCGGCGGAGTCGCCCAAGCGTATAGCTGTGACGTGACGAAGCGGGAAAGCGTCGAAGCGGTCGTTGACGGGGTGATAGAGAAGTGGGAGAAGCTGGATGTGCTGGTCAACAACGCCGGCGTTACCCGCGATAACCTGCTGCCGGTCATGTCGGACGATGAGTGGGACAACGTCATCGAAACGAATCTTCGCGGCATGTTCCTATTTACGCGAGCCGCCTCGAAGCAGATGATGCGAGCCCGTTTTGGCCGTATTATTAATATGAGCAGCGTTTCGGGGCTGATGGGAAACCCGGGACAGACCAACTATTCGGCGTCAAAGGCGGGTATGATCGGGTTCACACGCAGCCTGGCTCGCGAGTTGGGCAAACGCAAGGTCACGGTCAATGCGATCTGCCCCGGCTTTATCGAAAGCGACATGACCAAGGCCCTGGGCCCGGCGGTGATGGACGAGGTAAAGAAGCGGATTCCGGCTCAACGAATGGGAAAGCCCGAGGAGATCGCCGACGGCGTTCTGTTCCTTGCGAGCCCCCAAGCTGCCTATATTACCGGGCAAGTTCTGACAATCGATGGGGGAATGACCGGTTAA
- a CDS encoding acyl carrier protein, whose protein sequence is MSVQERVFEIVASQLGVDQDKITMESSFVNDLGADSLDTVELVMELEEEFDIDIPEDAADKIETVGQAIKFIEEAKNS, encoded by the coding sequence GTGTCGGTACAAGAACGCGTATTTGAGATCGTCGCCAGCCAATTGGGCGTCGACCAAGACAAAATCACGATGGAGAGCTCGTTCGTCAACGATCTCGGCGCCGATTCGCTCGATACGGTCGAGTTGGTGATGGAATTGGAAGAAGAGTTCGACATCGATATTCCCGAAGACGCCGCTGACAAGATCGAAACGGTCGGCCAGGCGATCAAGTTTATCGAAGAAGCAAAGAATTCGTAA
- the rpmF gene encoding 50S ribosomal protein L32, with amino-acid sequence MAVPKRKQSNSRTGMRRSHDALKPRELQSCSNCGIALPTHVVCPNCGTYMKRVIIKDEQAAE; translated from the coding sequence ATGGCAGTACCAAAGCGTAAACAGTCTAATTCTCGTACCGGAATGCGTCGTTCGCACGATGCGCTGAAACCCCGGGAACTGCAATCCTGCTCGAATTGCGGGATCGCTCTGCCGACTCATGTGGTTTGCCCGAATTGCGGCACCTACATGAAGCGGGTCATCATCAAAGACGAACAGGCCGCCGAGTAG
- a CDS encoding tetratricopeptide repeat protein: MPPSHAHSPPLYRLHRFWIGLILVLGVIFYANSFRGALVFDDDMMIVGASRMANAPLAAWVRPGPRTVGAATFGLNYLAGGVNTFGYHLVNLVIHLSAATLLYWLLWRTFQSPRLAARYGPAAIPLAGVIALIWTLHPLQTQSVTYIVQRYESLMGLFFLLTLACFIRGVDSGQRSWLIASLGCCMLGMGTKEVMVAAPIMVLWYDRVFLAESWRELWRKRRGYYACYLLVIGALIGFIAAQWSWISKRGSLFHDHMSPLVYAMNQGPVILHYIRLAFWPQGQNIDYGWAASDNLYSLYAADLVMLVLLILVIWSIWKAPALGFLGGWFFVILAPSSSFAPIIDLAFEHRMYLPLLSLAVLAVVGGYELIVRFAPPLQQTKIAGAAAAVILLSLGVTTALRNEVYDSPMSLWSDVVRKSPDNWRGYTNVGKQYVLQQNQPQAYAFFFKAYQLKPLDHRVLSNYASILETYQPNPTLSELCYQRAIADNPDFVDARFNYGMFLFESNRLGEAKEQLQIAYRKAPHLPALPVTLAAIALQEEDRAAAQAYLEQELAKNPRNAKAHQLLGNCLEQRDDHRAVVHYLTAIHLNPRYVEAHNNLADVFVRLGRYDLAQTHLQAALTLEPQNKTVQRNLAAVKQALATPP; the protein is encoded by the coding sequence ATGCCCCCCAGTCACGCTCATTCGCCGCCGCTGTATCGCTTGCATCGTTTCTGGATCGGGCTGATTCTTGTCCTGGGCGTTATCTTCTACGCCAACAGTTTTCGTGGCGCGCTGGTCTTTGATGACGACATGATGATCGTCGGCGCGAGCAGAATGGCGAACGCTCCGCTCGCCGCCTGGGTGCGACCAGGTCCGCGAACCGTCGGCGCCGCGACTTTTGGCCTGAACTACTTGGCCGGCGGCGTCAACACGTTCGGCTATCACCTGGTGAATCTTGTGATTCATCTCAGCGCTGCGACCCTCCTCTATTGGCTGCTCTGGCGAACCTTTCAGTCGCCGCGACTTGCAGCGCGATACGGGCCGGCGGCGATTCCCCTGGCCGGCGTGATCGCGCTCATTTGGACCTTGCATCCACTGCAAACGCAGAGCGTGACTTACATCGTACAGCGTTATGAGTCGCTGATGGGGCTCTTCTTTTTGTTGACGCTGGCTTGCTTCATCCGCGGCGTTGACAGCGGCCAACGAAGCTGGTTGATCGCGTCGCTCGGCTGCTGCATGCTCGGCATGGGAACCAAAGAAGTGATGGTCGCTGCGCCGATCATGGTGCTGTGGTATGACCGCGTTTTTCTTGCCGAAAGTTGGCGCGAATTATGGCGCAAACGGCGGGGCTATTATGCCTGCTATTTGCTCGTGATTGGCGCGTTAATTGGCTTCATCGCTGCGCAGTGGAGTTGGATCTCGAAACGAGGTTCTTTGTTTCACGACCATATGTCGCCGCTAGTCTATGCGATGAATCAAGGCCCCGTGATCTTGCATTACATCCGCTTGGCGTTTTGGCCCCAAGGACAAAACATCGACTATGGTTGGGCGGCGTCGGACAATCTCTACTCGCTTTATGCGGCCGATCTCGTGATGCTGGTCTTGCTGATCCTCGTGATCTGGTCGATCTGGAAAGCCCCAGCGCTTGGTTTTCTCGGCGGCTGGTTCTTTGTGATCTTGGCTCCTTCCTCGAGCTTTGCACCGATCATCGATCTCGCGTTTGAGCATCGCATGTATCTTCCGCTCCTCTCTTTAGCGGTGCTGGCGGTGGTCGGCGGATACGAGTTGATTGTTCGATTTGCGCCGCCGCTGCAACAGACGAAGATCGCCGGCGCCGCGGCCGCGGTGATCCTCCTTTCGCTCGGCGTCACAACGGCGCTGCGGAACGAAGTTTACGATTCGCCGATGTCGCTCTGGAGCGACGTCGTGCGTAAGTCGCCGGACAACTGGCGCGGCTATACGAATGTCGGCAAACAATATGTTCTGCAGCAAAATCAGCCGCAGGCCTACGCCTTCTTTTTCAAGGCCTATCAGCTGAAGCCGCTTGATCATCGCGTGTTAAGCAACTACGCGTCGATTCTGGAAACGTACCAGCCGAACCCCACGCTATCGGAGCTTTGTTACCAACGCGCTATCGCGGACAACCCTGACTTTGTTGACGCTCGCTTCAACTACGGCATGTTTCTGTTCGAATCCAATCGATTGGGCGAAGCCAAAGAACAATTGCAGATCGCGTATCGCAAGGCTCCCCACCTTCCGGCCTTGCCTGTCACGCTTGCCGCCATCGCGTTGCAGGAAGAAGATCGCGCCGCAGCTCAAGCATACTTAGAGCAAGAGTTAGCGAAAAATCCTCGCAACGCGAAGGCGCATCAGTTGCTGGGAAACTGCCTGGAACAACGCGACGATCACCGCGCCGTGGTCCATTATCTGACCGCGATCCACTTGAATCCGAGATACGTCGAAGCCCATAACAATCTGGCCGACGTATTCGTACGGCTCGGGCGTTATGATCTAGCGCAAACGCATCTACAAGCGGCGCTCACGCTCGAACCTCAAAACAAGACGGTGCAGCGCAATCTGGCCGCCGTCAAACAAGCGCTGGCGACGCCTCCCTGA